The Parus major isolate Abel chromosome 24, Parus_major1.1, whole genome shotgun sequence genome contains a region encoding:
- the LOC107214488 gene encoding endothelial cell-selective adhesion molecule-like isoform X1 has product MGALRRAALALAALLGVSLAVLEVHVGTSLVFSVEGQQAVLPAWYTSHSQKEPYITWMLNKNAGPFQILSYLGGVVKVEETDLKPRMGFLYPILTHNISVFINATREQDSGQYMCSVNVVDDPIRLDKNIGVINLTVLVPPAAPTCQLHGSAIVGANVTLSCSSKKGKPSPMYQWQREPPTLQVFFPPAQDRARGTLKLTNLSLEMSGVYVCRAENQAGSKNCSIVLEVHSTSTKAVIAGAVLGSLGALATIIFFAQKVVGYRRKKRDSQEEGANEIKEDAVAPKTPSWARRPASDTMSKTSTLSSIAGTRQPYGARAPSDTASILTTTGSYRGPPPRGGGRPPNLSPPAVNGTPRRRQDPAATPVGSLPPSSLARAGAVPVMVPAQSRAGSLV; this is encoded by the exons GTGTCTCCTTGGCCGTGCTGGAGGTGCATGTGGGGACGAGCCTGGTGTTCTCTGTGGAGGGGCAGCAGGCGGTGCTGCCTGCCTGGTACACCAGCCACTCCCAGAAAGAGCCCTACATCACCTGGATGCTGAACAAGAATGCAGGTCCCTTCCAG ATCCTGTCATACCTGGGCGGGGTGGTGAAGGTGGAGGAGACGGATCTGAAGCCCCGCATGGGGTTCCTGTACCCCATCCTCACCCACAACATCTCAGTGTTCATCAACGCCACCCGGGAGCAAGACTCAGGCCAGTACATGTGCTCTGTCAACGTGGTGGATGACCCCATCAGGTTGGACAAGAACATCGGCGTCATCAACCTCACCGTCCTTG TGCCACCAGCCGCCCCCACCTGCCAACTGCACGGCAGCGCCATCGTGGGGGCCAACGTGACCTTGAGCTGCTCCTCCAAGAAGGGGAAGCCCTCGCCCATGTACCAGTGGCAGCGCGAGCCGCCCACCCTGCAGGTCTTctttccccctgcccagg ACAGGGCCAGGGGCACCCTCAAGCTGACCAACCTCTCCCTGGAAATGTCGGGGGTCTACGTCTGCAGGGCTGAAAACCAAGCAGGTTCTAAGAACTGCAGCATTGTCCTGGAGGTACACTCAA CAAGCACCAAAGCAGTCATAGCCGGCgctgtgctgggctccctgGGTGCCCTTGCCACCATCATCTTCTTTGCCCAGAAGGTTGTCGgctacaggaggaaaaaacGTGACAGCCAGGAGGAGGGAGCCAACGAGATCAA GGAAGACGCCGTGGCACCCAAAACCCCGTCGTGGGCAAGGAGACCGGCTTCAGACACCATGTCCAAAACCAGCACCCTGTCCTCCATCGCCGGCACCCGGCAACCCTACGGAGCCAGAGCCCCCTCCGACACCGCCTCCATCCTCACCACCACCGGCAGCTACCGGGGACCCCCGCCCCGGGGAGGAGGGCGGCCCCCCAACCTCTCACCCCCCGCCGTTAATGGGACCCCCCGGCGCCGCCAGGATCCAGCCGCCACTCCCGTGGGGTCGTTgcctccctccagcctggcacGAGCAGGTGCCGTTCCTGTCATGGTGCCAGCTCAGAGCCGAGCTGGCTCCTTGGTGTGA
- the RPUSD4 gene encoding mitochondrial RNA pseudouridine synthase RPUSD4, with the protein MAAGRCAARRCWRSGVELARAVRGVCGSGRVMAALRAEELAERLRKSEEQQREIPKDPVQRWLRELAALSQQLQQVHPNVLAKILKQRTVYQNEEIVVIDKPYGLPVHGGPGIKNCIADVLPILAKMLENMKADPLHLCHRLDKETTGVMVLARSKEAAEKIRLLFKTRQVEKIYWAVVLGDPDPVEGVVEIPIVEKEVQSHQSHYKMTLAPNYRLCPENGKVMKIRRNRNAERAVTRYRRLAGASACSLLELQPITGVKHQIRVHLAYGLGCPILGDHKYSHWSKLAPQKLPELTLKRLKLEQSKARHLPLHLHAHRLCLPLGQPLDFVCKPPLFFQKTLRKLELDIPKD; encoded by the exons ATGGCGGCGGGAAGATGCGCGGCGAGGCGCTGTTGGCGGAGCGGTGTGGAGCTGGCCCGGGCGGTGCGTGGCGTCTGCGGGAGCGGGCGGGTGATGGCGGCTCTGCGGGCGGAGGAGCTGGCGGAGCGGCTGCGGAAGAGCGAGGAACAACAGCGAGAG ATCCCCAAGGACCCGGTGCAGCGCTGGCTCCGGGAACTCGCTGCactgagccagcagctgcagcaggttcACCCCAATGTTCTGGCCAAGATCCTGAAGCAGAGAACTGTATACCAGAATGAGGAGATTGTGGTGATAGACAAACCCTACGGGCTCCCTGTGCACG GCGGCCCTGGCATCAAGAACTGCATCGCTGATGTGCTGCCCATTTTGGCCAAGATGCTGGAGAACATGAAAGCTGACCCCCTCCACCTCTGCCACCGGTTGGACAAAGAGACCACGGGTGTGATGGTGCTGGCACGGAGCAAGGAGGCAGCGGAGAAGATCCGTCTGCTCTTCAAAACCCGTCAGGTGGAGAAGATCTACTG GGCAGTTGTCCTGGGGGACCCGGACCCTGTTGAAGGCGTTGTGGAGATCCCCATTGTGGAAAAGGAGGTGCAGAGCCACCAGTCCCACTACAAG ATGACGCTTGCTCCCAACTACCGCCTGTGTCCGGAGAACGGGAAGGTGATGAAAATCCGCAGGAACCGGAACGCTGAGAGAGCGGTGACCCGGTACCGCCGGCTGGCCGGGGCCTCCGCCTGCTCactgctggagctccagcccATCACTG GGGTGAAGCACCAGATCCGGGTTCACCTGGCCTATGGCTTGGGATGCCCCATCCTGGGGGATCACAAATACTCGCACTGGAGCAAACTGGCACCCCAG AAGCTTCCTGAGCTCACCCTGAAGAGGCtgaagctggagcagagcaaggcTCGGCACCTGCCCCTGCACCTGCACGCCCACCggctctgcctgcccctggGCCAGCCCTTAGACTTTGTCTGCAAGCCACCCCTCTTCTTCCAAAAAACCCTGAGGAAGCTAGAACTGGACATCCCTAAGGACTGA
- the SPA17 gene encoding sperm surface protein Sp17, which yields MSIASSNTTMRVPAGFRNLLEGLAREVLREQPTNVVAFAAQHFQKLLEQREAGGIDPVAWGAMLEDDRLTWPPSQEAKDTEGQQAAPGGAGSMHSSRSP from the exons ATGTCCATCGCCTCCTCCAACACCACCATGAGGGTGCCCGCCGGCTTCCGGAACCTGCTGGAGGGGCTGGCACGGGAAGTGCTGCGGGAGCAGCCCACCAACGTGGTGGCCTTTGCAGCTCAGCACTTCcaaaagctgctggagcagagagagg ctggtgGCATTGACCCGGTGGCGTGGGGAGCCATGCTGGAGGACGACCGTCTCACCTGGCCCCCTTCCCAG GAGGCCAAGGACACGGaggggcagcaggcagcaccaggggGAGCAGGCAGCATGCACAGCTCCAGATCACCGTGA
- the NRGN gene encoding neurogranin, which produces MDCCNEGACTKLDEDILDIPLDDPDANAAAAKIQASFRGHMTRKKIKGGEIDRKTKDAECANSTRGGDLRNGD; this is translated from the exons ATGGACTGCTGCAAT GAGGGAGCCTGCACAAAGCTGGACGAGGACATCCTGGACATCCCTTTGGACGATCCTGATGCCAACGCGGCAGCTGCCAAGATCCAGGCTAGTTTCCGTGGCCATATGACCCGCAAGAAGATCAAAGGGGGCGAGATTGATCGGAAAACCAAGGACGCCGAGTGCGCCAACAGCACCCGCGGCGGCGACCTCCGCAACGGCGACTAG
- the SIAE gene encoding sialate O-acetylesterase has product MAAWALLALLALAPAAAGGLLSFASYYGDHMVLQKKPSGAVVWGHGKLGAVVTVTLSGASGLVIMKKTAQVKGPSGTWTAVLDPMDQGGPYALTAEQGLENVTLRDIYFGDVWLCSGQSNMAMTVLQVANASQELAAAARYPYVRIFAAALALSDVELEDLEQVDLPWSIPTAENLGHGNFTYFSAVCWLLGRSLYEALGSPIGLVEVAWGGTPIEAWSSRRVLQACGLPEDTESTSPHQHLSGPQKPSVLWNAMIHPLLNMTLRGVAWYQGEANTFLNTDQYNCTFPALIADWRQAFHTGSAGQTEPLLPFGFVQLSTYRRRSADDSFARLRWHQTADLGVVPNARMPRTFMAVAMDLGDEHSPYGSIHPRDKQNVAHRLLLGARAVAYGDKDLVFQGPYPTRAILEVTTGLLNVTYSQELICRQRDAQAFEVCCSSQASPCQWLLAPVVAVGSRTVTLALSGCRTLLLGLRYAWAEWPCEYQACPLYNPQGLPAPPFLLNTLPAGNAAGGRELLLIPSSRFPLN; this is encoded by the exons ATGGCGGCGTGGGCGCTGCTGGCgctgctggctctggctccGGCGGCCGCAG GGGGACTGCTCAGCTTTGCCTCCTACTATGGTGACCACATGGTGCTGCAGAAGAAGCCGTCAGGGGCTGTGGTGTGGGGCCACGGGAAGCTGGGGGCCGTGGTGACTGTCACTCTCTCAGGGGCCAGTGGCCTTGTCATCAtgaagaaaacagcacaggTTAAAG GACCATCTGGGACTTGGACAGCTGTCCTAGACCCAATGGATCAGGGCGGTCCCTATGCACTGAcggctgagcagggcttggagAACGTGACACTGCGGGACATCTACTTTGGAGATGTGTGGCTTTGCAGTGGACAGAGCAACATGGCAATGACAGTCCTGCAG GTGGCCAATGCCAGCCAGGAGCTCGCCGCTGCTGCTCGCTATCCCTATGTCCGTATCTTTGCTGCGGCGCTTGCCCTCTCTGACGTGGAGCTGGAGGACCTGGAGCAGGTTGACTTGCCATGGTCCATTCCAACAGCTG AAAACCTGGGCCACGGGAATTTCACCTActtctctgctgtgtgctggctgtTGGGGCGTTCCCTGTATGAGGCTCTGGGGTCCCCCATCGGGCTGGTGGAGGTAGCCTGGGGGGGGACCCCCATCGAGGCCTGGTCCTCCCGCCGGGTTCTGCAGGCGTGTGGGCTCCCAGAGGACACAGAGAG CACTTCCCCACATCAGCATCTCTCTGGCCCACAAAAGCCCTCCGTGCTCTGGAATGCCATGATACACCCGCTGCTCAACATGACCCTGCGTGGTGTCGCTTGGTACCAGG GTGAGGCCAATACCTTCCTGAACACAGACCAGTACAACTGCACCTTCCCTGCACTCATCGCCGACTGGCGCCAGGCATTCCACACTGGATCAGCCGGACAGACAGAGCCACTTCTCCCCTTTGGCTTCGTGCAG CTGTCCACCTACCGCCGTCGGAGTGCAGACGACAGCTTTGCCCGGCTCCGCTGGCACCAAACTGCTGACCTGGGGGTTGTTCCCAATGCCAGGATGCCCAGAACTTTCATGGCCGTAGCCATGGATCTGGGTGATGAGCACTCTCCCTATGGCAG TATCCACCCCCGGGACAAGCAGAATGTGGCGCACCGACTGCTGCtgggtgccagggctgtggcttATGGGGACAAGGACCTCGTGTTCCAGGGCCCCTATCCCACCCGGGCTATCCTGGAGGTGACCACGGGGCTGCTGAATGTCACCTACAGCCAGGAGCTCATCTGCCGTCAGAGGGATGCACAGGCATTTGAG gtgtgctgctccagccaggcaTCCCCGTGCCAGTGGCTGCTGGCACCAGTGGTGGCAGTTGGGTCCCGCACGGTGACGCTGGCCCTGAGTGGCTGCAGGACGCTGCTGCTGGGCCTGCGCTATGCCTGGGCTGAGTGGCCCTGTGAGTACCAGGCCTGCCCCCTCTACAACCCCCAGGGGCTGCCTGCACCCCCCTTCCTGCTGAAcaccctccctgcagggaatgctgctggagggagggagctgctgctcattCCTAGTTCCAGGTTCCCTCTGAATTAG
- the PANX3 gene encoding pannexin-3, which yields MSLSHTAAEYMLSDALLPDPSSSRAKGLRLELPSDRLLKFVTVGLPLFLVSLAFAREFSAGSQISCFSPTNFTGKQSAYTDTACWDSLIHHGFDAEGRAITKSLWALKVFPYSLLVVAVLMYLPYLLWRYAAAPALHCDLLFIIDELDKSYNRSVRLVQHMKKVQQASAEPEQFWEEYERARRERYFEFPLLERYLTCKQRSHALVFIYILRNLLLLLFLAATCLYLVFLHLNIFFQDEFSCSIKTGLLQEEPHIPPLIPCKLVFFSVFQLISLSVGSVYVLLIPVVIYNALQLCQWDKGLLSVYEMLPAFDLLSRRMLTCPLNDLNVILLFLRANISELTSFSRLNAVSALREATANKEDIDTVIDFMTLLAGLETTKPKHQACTPGAEGSTALSNGAALEPKPGVETMGKGSRDSLGSA from the exons ATGTCCCTGTCGCACACGGCTGCCGAGTACATGCTCTCTGATGCTCTGCTCCCggatcccagcagctcccgaGCCAAGGGCTTGCGGCTGGAGCTGCCAAGCGATCGCCTGCTCAAGTTTGTCACCGTGGGGCTGCCCCTCTTCCTCGTCTCACTGGCTTTCGCCCGGGAGTTCTCTGCTG GCTCCCAGATCAGCTGCTTCTCTCCCACCAACTTCACGGGGAAGCAGTCCGCCTACACCGACACGGCTTGCTGGGACTCCCTCATCCACCATGGCTTCGACGCCGAGGGACGTGCCATCACCAAGTCCCTCTGGGCTCTCAAG GTCTTCCCCTACTCTCTGCTGGTGGTGGCGGTGCTGATGTACCTGCCGTACCTGCTGTGGCGTTACGCTGCTGCCCCCGCCCTGCACTGCGACCTCCTCTTCATCATCGACGAGCTGGATAAATCCTACAACCGCTCCGTGCGCCTGGTGCAGCACATGAAGAAGGTCCAGCAGGCCAGTGCCGAGCCAGAGCAATTCTGGGAGGAGTATGAGAG GGCCCGTCGGGAGAGGTATTTCGAGTTCCCATTGCTGGAGCGGTACCTGACCTGCAAGCAACGTTCCCATGCCCTGGTGTTCATCTACATCCTGCggaacctgctgctgctcctgttcctggcTGCCACCTGCCTCTACCTGGTCTTTCTCCACCTTAACATCTTCTTCCAGGATGAGTTCAGCTGCTCCATCAAAAcggggctgctccaggaggagccACACATCCCTCCGCTCATCCCTTGCAAGCTGGTCTTCTTCTCCGTGTTCCAGCTCATCAGCCTCTCAGTGGGCAGTGTCTATGTCCTCCTCATCCCTGTTGTCATCTACAatgccctgcagctctgccagtggGACAAGGGACTGCTCTCTGTCTATGAGATGCTGCCTGCCTTTGACCTGCTCAGTCGCAGGATGCTCACCTGTCCCCTCAACGATCTCAACgtcatcctcctcttcctccgCGCCAACATCTCTGAGCTGACCTCCTTCAGCCGCCTCAACGCCGTCAGCGCCCTGAGGGAAGCCACTGCCAACAAGGAGGACATCGATACTGTCATCGATTTCATGAcactgctggctgggctggagacCACCAAGCCCAAACACCAAGCTTGCACCCCCGGGGCCGAAGGCAGTACAGCGCTCTCCAACGGAGCGGCCCTAG AACCAAAGCCTGGAGTGGAAACGATGGGAAAAGGCTCACGGGACTCGCTCGGCTCTGCCTGA
- the LOC107214488 gene encoding endothelial cell-selective adhesion molecule-like isoform X2 yields MLNKNAGPFQILSYLGGVVKVEETDLKPRMGFLYPILTHNISVFINATREQDSGQYMCSVNVVDDPIRLDKNIGVINLTVLVPPAAPTCQLHGSAIVGANVTLSCSSKKGKPSPMYQWQREPPTLQVFFPPAQDRARGTLKLTNLSLEMSGVYVCRAENQAGSKNCSIVLEVHSTSTKAVIAGAVLGSLGALATIIFFAQKVVGYRRKKRDSQEEGANEIKEDAVAPKTPSWARRPASDTMSKTSTLSSIAGTRQPYGARAPSDTASILTTTGSYRGPPPRGGGRPPNLSPPAVNGTPRRRQDPAATPVGSLPPSSLARAGAVPVMVPAQSRAGSLV; encoded by the exons ATGCTGAACAAGAATGCAGGTCCCTTCCAG ATCCTGTCATACCTGGGCGGGGTGGTGAAGGTGGAGGAGACGGATCTGAAGCCCCGCATGGGGTTCCTGTACCCCATCCTCACCCACAACATCTCAGTGTTCATCAACGCCACCCGGGAGCAAGACTCAGGCCAGTACATGTGCTCTGTCAACGTGGTGGATGACCCCATCAGGTTGGACAAGAACATCGGCGTCATCAACCTCACCGTCCTTG TGCCACCAGCCGCCCCCACCTGCCAACTGCACGGCAGCGCCATCGTGGGGGCCAACGTGACCTTGAGCTGCTCCTCCAAGAAGGGGAAGCCCTCGCCCATGTACCAGTGGCAGCGCGAGCCGCCCACCCTGCAGGTCTTctttccccctgcccagg ACAGGGCCAGGGGCACCCTCAAGCTGACCAACCTCTCCCTGGAAATGTCGGGGGTCTACGTCTGCAGGGCTGAAAACCAAGCAGGTTCTAAGAACTGCAGCATTGTCCTGGAGGTACACTCAA CAAGCACCAAAGCAGTCATAGCCGGCgctgtgctgggctccctgGGTGCCCTTGCCACCATCATCTTCTTTGCCCAGAAGGTTGTCGgctacaggaggaaaaaacGTGACAGCCAGGAGGAGGGAGCCAACGAGATCAA GGAAGACGCCGTGGCACCCAAAACCCCGTCGTGGGCAAGGAGACCGGCTTCAGACACCATGTCCAAAACCAGCACCCTGTCCTCCATCGCCGGCACCCGGCAACCCTACGGAGCCAGAGCCCCCTCCGACACCGCCTCCATCCTCACCACCACCGGCAGCTACCGGGGACCCCCGCCCCGGGGAGGAGGGCGGCCCCCCAACCTCTCACCCCCCGCCGTTAATGGGACCCCCCGGCGCCGCCAGGATCCAGCCGCCACTCCCGTGGGGTCGTTgcctccctccagcctggcacGAGCAGGTGCCGTTCCTGTCATGGTGCCAGCTCAGAGCCGAGCTGGCTCCTTGGTGTGA
- the PUS3 gene encoding tRNA pseudouridine(38/39) synthase, with the protein MAEENTPTDHEQLLRRVQELEVEVKRLQEKLQEDKEGAGRREAPPAPGKGRKRQQRPFDFGAHSRRHVALRIAYLGWGYQGFASQENTPNTIEEKLFEALKKTRLVDDRQTSNYHRCGRTDKGVSAFGQVISLDLRSSLPEGQQLNGHEGEGQQEELRYTHILNRVLPADIRVLAWAPVEPEFSARFSCLSRTYRYFFPCAQLDVALMDTAAQRYVGTHDFRNLCKMDVANGVLNFQRTILSARVTWVDRGGEAEPRDPFQLCQFEVTGQAFLYHQVRCMMAVLFLIGQGMESPDVIDELLNVEKNPRKPQYSMAVEFPLVLYNCEFPDLQWLYDPEVQGFNVTHLQQLWASHAIKTHVLRDMLAGLDAAPIVTRKGPGSSLVPWGELQPPLHSQISGFLEGVQARSYKPLLARPRCEGLEARIEHFVRRGRIEPPQGPGLPGDGPGEPPEGKRGSTGAPEQLPKRICMDTE; encoded by the exons ATGGCTGAGGAGAACACGCCTACTGACcatgagcagctcctgaggaggGTGCAGGAACTGGAAGTGGAGGTGAAGCGGCTGCAGGAGAAGCTCCAGGAGGACAAGGAGGGTGCTGGAAGAAGAgaggctcctccagcccctgggaaaggcaggaaacGCCAACAACGGCCCTTTGATTTCGGTGCCCACAGCCGCAGACATGTGGCACTGCGCATTGCCTACCTGGGCTGGGGCTACCAGGGCTTTGCCAGCCAGGAGAACACCCCCAACACCATCGAGGAGAAGCTCTTTGAAGCCCTGAAGAAGACACGGCTGGTGGACGACAGACAGACGTCCAACTACCACCGCTGCGGGCGCACGGACAAGGGTGTCAGTGCCTTCGGGCAG GTGATCTCCCTGGATCTCCGCTCCAGCCTGCcagaggggcagcagctcaACGGCCACGAGGgtgaggggcagcaggaggagctgcgCTACACCCACATCCTGAACAGGGTGCTGCCAGCCGACATCCGAGTGCTGGCCTGGGCCCCCGTGGAGCCGGAGTTCAGCGCCCGCTTCAGCTGCCTGAGCCGGACCTACCGGTACTTCTTCCCCTGCGCCCAGCTGGACGTGGCCCTCATGGACACCGCGGCCCAGCGCTACGTGGGCACCCACGACTTCCGCAACCTCTGCAAGATGGACGTGGCCAATGGGGTGCTCAACTTCCAGAGGACGATCCTGAGTGCCAGAGTGACGTGGGTGGACAGGGGAGGAGAAGCCGAGCCACGggatcccttccagctgtgccagttTGAGGTGACGGGACAGGCGTTCCTGTACCACCAAGTCCGCTGCATGATGGCCGTGCTCTTCCTCATTGGCCAGGGCATGGAGAGCCCAGATGTCATTGATGAGCTGCTGAACGTGGAGAAGAACCCCCGGAAACCACAGTATAG caTGGCAGTGGAGTTTCCCCTGGTCCTGTACAACTGTGAGTTCCCAGACCTGCAGTGGCTCTACGACCCAGAGGTGCAGGGCTTCAACGTGACACacttgcagcagctctgggccagCCACGCCATCAAAACCCACGTGCTCCGGGACATGTTGGCAGGGCTGGATGCTGCTCCCATTGTCACCAGAAAAG GTCCAGGGAGCAGCCTGGTGCCCTGGGGTGAGCTGCAGCCCCCACTCCACAGCCAGATCAGCGGCTTCCTGGAAGGGGTCCAAGCCCGCAGCTACAAGCCCCTGCTGGCCCGGCCCAGATGCGAGGGGCTGGAGGCCCGGATCGAGCACTTCGTGCGGAGGGGCCGCATCGAGCCGCCCCAGGgcccggggctgccgggggACGGGCCCGGGGAGCCCCCCGAGGGCAAGCGGGGCAGCACCGGAGCCCCCGAGCAGCTGCCCAAGAGGATCTGCATGGACACCGAGTGA
- the HYLS1 gene encoding hydrolethalus syndrome protein 1: MEKVLEAESEEQLAADLSQLSSWEGGSEGLSRSHDPYADSSIVADAQSTLPTGHRETKVMKRKVLRHRPDGRVEVSDESPNAKPPFLGHSSTNLGDIHSREKSETRRGTMEDYLHFDDDNDDDDDWFIEDSPRSLLGDFGSDTISMYSIPERPSMSYIVSQAERVRRTDPVSVLNKYRQAWQKFRFPGEDARQSLRWAVRKQMLQLGLPPRAQRRLVPNNYEVPTMKKRDALRFAVRWDLANHRIPQQSTSS, translated from the coding sequence ATGGAGAAGGTGCTAGAAGCAGagagtgaggagcagctggcagctgatctgagccagctgagctcctgggagGGAGGCAGCGAGGGGCTGTCACGTTCCCACGATCCCTATGCCGACTCATCCATCGTTGCTGATGCACAGTCGACCCTTCCCACGGGTCACAGGGAAACCAAGGTGATGAAGAGGAAGGTGCTGAGGCACAGACCCGATGGAAGGGTGGAGGTCTCCGATGAGTCACCGAATGCCAAGCCACCATTCCTGGGGCATTCCAGTACTAATCTGGGTGACATCCACTCCAGAGAGAAATCAGAGACCAGGCGTGGCACCATGGAGGACTACCTGCACtttgatgatgataatgatgatgatgatgactgGTTCATTGAGGACAGCCCCCGCTCTCTCCTTGGAGATTTTGGGAGCGACACTATATCCATGTACTCCATTCCAGAGCGACCGTCCATGTCCTACATTGTTTCACAGGCTGAACGAGTGAGGAGAACTGACCCAGTGAGCGTATTGAACAAATATAGACAAGCCTGGCAAAAATTCCGCTTTCCTGGGGAGGATGCACGTCAGAGCTTGCGCTGGGCCGTGCGGAAGCAGAtgctccagctggggctgccgCCGCGGGCGCAGAGGCGCCTCGTCCCCAATAACTACGAGGTGCCCACGATGAAGAAGCGTGACGCCCTGCGCTTCGCTGTGCGCTGGGACCTGGCCAACCACCGCATCCCCCAGCAGAGCACCTCCTCCTAg